The following proteins come from a genomic window of Gossypium raimondii isolate GPD5lz chromosome 5, ASM2569854v1, whole genome shotgun sequence:
- the LOC105766510 gene encoding disease resistance protein At4g27190-like — protein sequence MEYVEPVVDIANCLGTPVCKYLQYHRKLNDYVRNFKRTRDELNCKMEDIELQLKAELLRPLGKIPKKGVEIWLKAVKEMIREAQVVENNVCNGRYFCRACNGKLVDEKTREMKEFLDNAPNASEGLAMDGSSAGLPLPTSELVGEEAVRNEIWACLMQEEVSKIGVWGMGGVGKTTIMKHIHNDLLKQQRFERVIWVTISKEFNVMKVQDNIASALESKEYLDKEEDKLRRAAILSEMLKKAGKHVLILDDVWDKVSLEEVGIPEPSSSTGYKLVLTTRSEHVCQYMGCKVINVKPLSEEEALILFLNKVGPNIVQSPTIMPTLKLVVKECAGLPLTIVVVAGTMKGEYNPHIWKNALKDLKERIGKVEGVEAEVIERLKFSFDHLKDKQVKHCFLYCMVYPEDFEIEKDGLIECWIEEGFIDDMGTRQEMKDKGHVILKKLEDNCLLENITNLFDQPGVKMHDAVRDMALSITRMNPRYMVQAGLQLEELPEKKQWSPDIEKVSLMYNSISEISIDVLPTKCQLLTTLLLQGNPIKKIPYSFFINMPCLCVLNLSCTGIESLPNSISELKNLTTLLLCGCYKLRDLPCLSMLQELKKLNLDNTKIEEVPEGMDMLIKLRYLDLQVFTLKEIPAGLLPKLVHLQHLSFDVDNEKTSLKAEEMEPLKKLECFTGRFEDISELNKFITSMQQSKKNLIKYHLHVGSSFVDATRDQTVTIGGVQNWEGELIMHPIEIQELKIGKCDYLRSLVDDNSSFKNAIDLRVCRIWGCEGIECVVSLSSFASSSAHPFQSLEVLGLVDLPKLSALIMKDEGIGSATTSTLAPSTTFSHLKEIRIFECSSMKTLLPHWLLPNLQNLEKLVVGYCSQLVEILGAATSEVEEKGSDALIKFHLPKLIKLELWRLPNLKSICSKSRVMVCDSLQLIRVLGYCAKLKRIPPFVPLVGNGQPFAYAPPSLTIRSSTEWWESLEWDDHPNFKNVLQPLWKEERGIWRRQRRER from the exons ATGGAGTACGTAGAGCCTGTTGTCGACATTGCAAATTGTCTCGGAACTCCTGTTTGTAAATATTTGCAATATCACAGAAAGCTGAACGATTATGTGAGAAACTTCAAGAGGACCAGAGATGAATTGAATTGCAAAATGGAAGATATAGAGCTGCAATTGAAAGCAGAGCTTCTTCGTCCTCTGGGGAAGATACCGAAGAAGGGAGTTgaaatttggttgaaagctgtGAAAGAGATGATTAGGGAAGCACAAGTTGTTGAAAACAACGTCTGTAACGGGAGATATTTCTGTCGTGCTTGCAACGGGAAGCTGGTTGATGAAAAGACTCGAgaaatgaaggaatttcttgatAACGCTCCTAATGCCTCTGAAGGTCTTGCCATGGATGGTTCAAGTGCTGGGTTGCCACTGCCAACATCAGAACTAGTTGGAGAGGAAGCTGTCAGAAATGAGATTTGGGCATGTTTGATGCAGGAGGAGGTGAGCAAGATTGGGGTTTGGGGGATGGGTGGTGTGGGTAAAACCACTATCATGAAGCACATCCACAATGATCTTTTGAAACAGCAAAGATTCGAAAGGGTAATCTGGGTTACCATATCAAAGGAGTTCAATGTAATGAAGGTACAAGATAATATTGCAAGTGCATTGGAGTCGAAGGAATATTTAGACAAAGAAGAGGACAAGCTCAGACGAGCTGCAATCTTGTCAGAAATGCTGAAGAAGGCAGGAAAGCATGTTCTAATCCTAGATGATGTGTGGGATAAAGTCTCTCTAGAGGAAGTTGGGATCCCCGAGCCGAGTAGCAGCACTGGCTACAAGTTGGTATTGACAACCCGTTCGGAGCATGTCTGTCAGTATATGGGTTGTAAGGTGATAAATGTGAAGCCCCTTTCAGAAGAAGAGGCATTGATACTATTCTTGAATAAAGTTGGACCTAACATAGTTCAAAGTCCAACTATAATGCCAACTCTGAAGCTTGTTGTCAAGGAATGTGCGGGTCTACCTCTTACAATTGTCGTGGTAGCTGGTACCATGAAAGGAGAATATAACcctcatatttggaaaaatgcACTCAAAGATTTGAAAGAGAGAATAGGGAAAGTGGAAGGAGTGGAAGCTGAGGTAATCGAGCGCTTGAAATTTAGCTTCGATCACTTAAAGGACAAGCAAGTGAAACATTGTTTTTTGTATTGTATGGTATATCCCgaagattttgaaattgaaaaggaTGGACTAATTGAGTGCTGGATTGAAGAGGGATTCATAGATGATATGGGTACAAGACAAGAAATGAAAGACAAGGGCCATGTTATTTTGAAGAAGTTAGAAGATAACTGCTTGTTGGAAAATATTACCAATCTATTTGATCAACCTGGCGTAAAGATGCATGATGCAGTGAGAGACATGGCATTGTCGATCACAAGAATGAATCCTCGATATATGGTACAAGCAGGTTTGCAATTAGAAGAGTTACCAGAAAAGAAGCAATGGAGTCCGGATATTGAGAAAGTGTCACTTATGTATAACTCCATATCAGAAATTTCCATAGATGTGCTGCCCACAAAATGTCAACTGCTCACAACCTTGTTATTGCAGGGTAACCCTATAAAGAAGATCCCATATTCTTTCTTCATAAACATGCCCTGTCTTTGTGTCCTCAATTTGTCCTGTACAGGGATCGAGAGTTTACCCAATTCCATCTCTGAACTAAAGAACCTCACAACATTGTTGCTTTGTGGCTGTTATAAATTAAGAGATCTGCCATGTCTTTCGATGCTTCAAGAATTGAAGAAGTTGAATCTTGATAACACTAAAATTGAGGAAGTACCTGAAGGCATGGATATGCTGATAAAGCTAAGATATCTTGATCTTCAAGTGTTCACTCTGAAAGAGATACCAGCTGGACTTTTACCAAAACTCGTTCACCTTCAGCACTTGAGTTTTGATGTGGACAATGAAAAAACAAGTCTAAAAGCAGAGGAGATGGAACCATTGAAGAAGTTGGAGTGCTTTACCGGACGTTTCGAAGACATCAGTGAATTGAATAAGTTCATCACCTCAATGCAACAAAGtaagaaaaatctcatcaaGTACCATTTACATGTGGGCTCATCTTTTGTGGATGCTACAAGAGATCAAACAGTAACAATTGGAGGAGTCCAGAATTGGGAAGGTGAGTTAATTATGCACCCAATTGAAATTCAAGAGTTGAAAATTGGAAAGTGCGACTATTTGAGAAGCTTAGTCGATGACAATTCTTCTTTCAAAAATGCGATTGACTTGAGGGTTTGTAGGATTTGGGGGTGTGAAGGGATAGAGTGTGTTGTTTCCCTGTCCTCTTTTGCCTCTTCTTCCGCTCATCCATTTCAGAGCCTCGAGGTGTTAGGGCTTGTAGATCTGCCAAAGTTGAGTGCCCTTATTATGAAAGATGAAGGAATTGGTTCAGCAACAACATCAACATTGGCTCCATCTACCACCTTTTCCCATCTTAAGGAAATTAGGATATTCGAATGCTCAAGTATGAAGACGTTGCTTCCACATTGGTTGCTTCCAAACCTCCAAAACCTGGAAAAATTAGTTGTGGGTTATTGTAGTCAGCTAGTAGAAATATTGGGAGCAGCAACATCAGAAGTTGAAGAAAAAGGGAGTGATGCATTAATCAAATTCCATCTTCCCAAATTGATAAAGTTGGAATTGTGGAGATTACCAAATTTGAAGAGCATTTGCAGCAAAAGTAGAGTGATGGTTTGTGATTCTCTCCAACTTATCCGGGTTTTAGGATATTGTGCTAAACTGAAGAGAATTCCTCCATTTGTTCCCCTTGTTGGCAATGGGCAGCCATTTGCATATGCTCCACCTTCTCTTACCATCAGGTCAAGCACAGAATGGTGGGAATCGTTGGAGTGGGATGACCatccaaactttaaaaatgttCTTCAACCCCTTTGGAAGGAAGAAAG gGGTATTTGGAGACGtcaaagaagagaaagatga
- the LOC128041130 gene encoding indole-3-acetic acid-amido synthetase GH3.17-like has product MAYFEFLPVDKDWEEKARESNLDGVSSQWLSEMTNVNGNVEPVDFANVKLGQYYEVVVTTLTGLYRYRVGDVLKLTGFHNNSLQFQFVERRNTVLSIDMDKPSEADLLKAIRNAKRHREPLGFVLMTFSSYAETSSIPGRYVLFWELKFKERNRCLKLDAKIMEQCCSIEEESLISHISALERLIKLQH; this is encoded by the exons ATGGCATACTTTGAGTTTCTCCCTGTGGATAAAGATTGGGAAGAGAAGGCTCGAGAATCCAATCTTGATGGTGTTTCAAGCCAATGGTTGTCGGAAATGACAAATGTAAATGGAAATGTTGAACCTGTTGATTTTGCAAATGTGAAACTTGGTCAATATTACGAGGTTGTCGTCACAACTTTGACGG GCCTGTATCGATACCGAGTTGGAGACGTTCTCAAGTTAACCGGTTTCCATAACAACTCTCTGCAGTTCCAATTTGTCGAACGACGGAATACTGTTTTGAGTATTGATATGGACAAACCAAGCGAGGCAGACCTCTTGAAGGCCATCAGGAACGCAAAACGCCATCGTGAACCACTTGGTTTCGTACTGATGACATTCAGTAGCTATGCGGAGACTTCATCGATACCAGGCCGGTATGTATTGTTTTGGGAACTCAAGTTCAAAGAAAGGAATAGATGCCTAAAACTTGATGCCAAGATAATGGAACAATGCTGCTCCATAGAAGAAGAATCATTGATTTCACATATAAGTGCCTTAGAGAGGCTAATAAAATTGCAGCATTAG